In Halobaculum sp. XH14, a single genomic region encodes these proteins:
- a CDS encoding ABC transporter permease: MKLGPLSISPRTIRNLRGELRSSALAKVGIVLIVGIILVAALAPFVAPHNPRTQDLENASTPPLGFTSTEQRTTSQMVNGSVEIVNESVTVNATAEHPLGTNSLGQDILSRAIYGARTSLLVGLLGTILASVLGVTVGLTAGYYRGRTDDLLMRLADVSLAFPSLVLAIALIGLFSRFQAAVAVSLGDPFVTSGLAASFREAVGLPTPMPGSVTLPTVVILVVGFVSWVWFARIARGEALSIREEEYVKAARALGASDARIVFRHVLPNAITPILVLATIQIASIILLESSLSFLGFSGTTLSWGFDIAQGRDYLSSSWWIATVPGVAIVLAVVGINLVGDWLRDALDPGIEGEGGM; encoded by the coding sequence GTGAACTGCGATCGAGCGCGCTGGCGAAGGTGGGGATCGTCCTCATCGTCGGCATCATCCTCGTCGCCGCGCTCGCGCCGTTCGTCGCGCCACACAACCCCCGAACACAGGACCTTGAGAACGCAAGCACGCCGCCGCTCGGCTTCACGTCGACCGAACAGCGGACGACCTCACAGATGGTGAACGGAAGCGTGGAGATCGTCAACGAGTCGGTGACCGTCAACGCGACCGCCGAGCACCCGCTGGGGACGAACTCGCTCGGACAGGACATCCTCTCGCGTGCCATCTACGGCGCGCGGACCTCGCTGCTCGTGGGGCTGCTCGGGACGATTCTGGCCAGCGTGCTCGGGGTCACCGTCGGGCTGACCGCGGGCTACTACCGCGGACGGACCGACGACCTGCTGATGCGGCTCGCCGACGTCTCGCTCGCGTTCCCGTCGCTCGTGCTCGCCATCGCGCTCATCGGACTGTTCAGCCGGTTCCAGGCGGCGGTGGCCGTGAGCTTGGGTGATCCGTTCGTGACCTCCGGGCTCGCCGCGTCGTTCCGCGAGGCGGTCGGCTTGCCGACGCCGATGCCCGGCAGCGTGACGCTCCCGACGGTCGTCATCCTCGTCGTCGGCTTCGTCAGCTGGGTGTGGTTCGCACGGATCGCGCGGGGGGAGGCGCTCTCCATCCGCGAGGAGGAGTACGTGAAGGCCGCACGCGCGCTCGGTGCCAGCGACGCGCGAATCGTCTTCCGGCACGTCCTCCCGAACGCGATCACGCCCATTTTGGTGCTGGCGACGATCCAGATCGCGTCGATCATCCTGCTGGAGTCGTCGCTCTCGTTCCTCGGCTTCTCGGGAACGACGCTCTCGTGGGGCTTCGACATCGCGCAGGGGCGCGACTACCTCTCGTCCTCGTGGTGGATCGCAACCGTCCCCGGCGTGGCCATCGTGCTGGCCGTGGTCGGCATCAACCTCGTCGGCGACTGGCTCCGCGATGCGCTCGACCCCGGCATCGAGGGCGAGGGGGGGATGTAG